The following are from one region of the Actinopolyspora halophila DSM 43834 genome:
- a CDS encoding fumarylacetoacetate hydrolase family protein, whose translation MSWIEDPEFTPDHPFGPQTLPYGVLGTAAGPTVAVRVGRHAIPLRGIAEELGPRLSELVGGSSLDPLLAAGRPAWRELRERLLEVVHADRAPAGAELLRTDWHTQLLPFTVSDFVDFYSSKHHAENVGRIFRRDAEPLLPNWTHLPVGYHGRSGTVFVSGTDVTRPNGQRRVSGDPTPVFGPTRRLDFEAEVGFVCGGEPTAWVGTEDFAEHVLGAVLVNDWSARDIQSWEYQPLGPFLAKSFATSISGWITPLEALEHARVPTTGEEHGVQDYLTEQQPWGLDLRLEVRCNDTLLSGPPFAEMYWSPAQQLAHMTVNGSPVRPGDLFASGTVSGPKPDQRGCLLELTWGGSEPVTLEDGEQRTFLQDGDRVMLSATAPGEHGSVVGLGNVAGTILPAVRR comes from the coding sequence GTGAGCTGGATCGAGGACCCGGAGTTCACTCCGGATCACCCCTTCGGGCCGCAGACCCTGCCCTACGGAGTACTGGGAACGGCGGCAGGCCCGACGGTGGCGGTGCGGGTCGGCAGGCACGCCATCCCGCTGCGCGGCATCGCCGAGGAGCTCGGACCGCGGTTGTCCGAGCTCGTCGGGGGGTCTTCACTGGACCCGCTGCTCGCGGCGGGCCGCCCCGCGTGGCGGGAACTGCGGGAACGCCTGCTCGAAGTGGTCCACGCCGACCGCGCTCCGGCGGGCGCCGAACTGCTGCGCACCGACTGGCACACCCAGTTGCTGCCGTTCACCGTCTCCGACTTCGTGGACTTCTACTCCTCCAAACACCACGCGGAGAACGTCGGGAGGATATTCCGGCGGGATGCGGAACCGCTGCTGCCGAACTGGACGCACCTGCCGGTCGGCTACCACGGCCGCTCCGGAACCGTGTTCGTCTCCGGAACGGACGTCACCCGCCCGAACGGTCAACGCCGGGTCTCCGGCGACCCCACCCCGGTCTTCGGGCCGACCCGCAGGTTGGACTTCGAGGCCGAGGTGGGTTTCGTCTGCGGAGGCGAACCGACCGCCTGGGTGGGCACGGAGGACTTCGCCGAGCACGTGCTCGGGGCGGTGCTGGTCAACGACTGGTCGGCCCGCGACATCCAGTCGTGGGAGTACCAGCCGTTGGGGCCGTTCCTCGCCAAGTCGTTCGCGACGTCGATCTCGGGGTGGATCACCCCGCTGGAGGCGCTGGAACACGCCAGGGTCCCCACCACGGGGGAGGAACACGGGGTGCAGGACTACCTGACCGAACAACAGCCGTGGGGGCTCGACCTGCGGCTGGAGGTCCGGTGCAACGACACGTTGCTGTCCGGTCCGCCGTTCGCGGAGATGTACTGGTCGCCCGCGCAGCAGCTCGCCCACATGACCGTCAACGGAAGCCCGGTCCGGCCGGGGGACCTGTTCGCCTCGGGAACGGTTTCGGGGCCGAAACCGGACCAGCGGGGGTGCCTGCTCGAACTCACCTGGGGCGGTTCGGAACCCGTCACACTCGAGGACGGCGAGCAGCGGACCTTCCTGCAGGACGGGGACAGGGTGATGCTGAGCGCGACCGCACCCGGCGAGCACGGCTCGGTGGTCGGGCTCGGCAACGTGGCCGGGACGATCCTCCCGGCCGTTCGGAGGTAG
- a CDS encoding IclR family transcriptional regulator: MNTGSARSAREPTPEPEREPAGATSTKESSLTLERGLNLLQAVADADSEAPTISDLAAGVGVSRAAVYRLLGPLQSRGLVRREGSRVRLGLGVLWLAGKVVPQLRFAALPALRALAERVGATVHLTVADGNEAQAIAVVEPSWTSYHISYRVGTRHSVQRGAAGRAVDLPADGPKWVTSTGELQPGAYGVAAPVRGVPGLRASVGVVAMEPLSPDEVGPLVVQCCASVAEALGQ, from the coding sequence ATGAACACCGGATCGGCTCGGTCCGCCCGGGAACCCACTCCGGAACCGGAGCGGGAACCGGCCGGGGCGACCTCGACGAAGGAGAGCTCGTTGACCCTGGAGCGCGGTCTGAACCTGCTCCAGGCCGTGGCCGACGCGGACAGCGAGGCTCCCACGATCAGTGATCTCGCTGCTGGTGTCGGGGTCAGCCGAGCCGCGGTGTACCGCCTGCTCGGGCCGCTGCAGAGCCGCGGCCTGGTGCGTCGGGAGGGTTCCAGGGTGCGGCTGGGACTGGGCGTGCTGTGGCTGGCGGGCAAGGTCGTTCCGCAGCTGCGGTTCGCCGCCCTGCCCGCGCTGCGCGCGCTGGCGGAACGGGTGGGTGCGACCGTGCACCTGACCGTCGCCGACGGCAACGAGGCGCAGGCGATCGCCGTGGTCGAACCCTCGTGGACGAGCTACCACATCTCCTACCGGGTCGGCACCAGGCACTCGGTGCAGCGCGGGGCGGCGGGTCGTGCGGTCGACCTCCCCGCGGACGGGCCGAAATGGGTGACCAGCACCGGCGAGCTGCAGCCGGGCGCCTACGGGGTGGCCGCTCCGGTTCGGGGTGTTCCCGGGCTGCGGGCCAGCGTCGGCGTGGTGGCGATGGAACCGCTCTCCCCGGACGAGGTGGGACCGCTGGTGGTGCAGTGCTGTGCCTCGGTGGCCGAGGCGCTGGGGCAGTAG
- a CDS encoding glycosyl hydrolase family 65 protein: protein MGLSSRRAGGVLTGALLAITTAVAPAQANSAPAEPSAPSARHGHGCSPNDPGWVLSTEEFDPAYTRHAFVGNGYLSQRVPPTGTGYVATGGETGFPLETPRFDGAFVSGLYGSGPSAQTDEDKHAIAAIPTWSTLTVDNGSGTYGAETPGKRISDFEQSLNLRCGLLRTSLTWTSKDGRKTDLVYEIVADRSEPHAGAVRLRMTPHWSGRTTVTGAIDGAGARRMEPTGGGSADGAVHVGFRTDEVGETGTVASTLRPGEAARANTTGRGESVDGLDAEQSVSFRARRGHSYEFGKYVGVDTSLTSADPRAAALSAAGEAADRGWPELFTAHADSWQRLWRSDIRTPGRPKMQRWLRSSKYALLSSIRRGQDNSISPAGLSSDNYAGLVFWDAELWMYPALLAQHPRIAESIPAYRERTLETAERNAAEVGQQGAFYPWTSADSGDLDADCHSWDPPHCLTQNHLQGDVALATWQHYQATGDEKWLREHGWPVLRGIAEYWAGRVTRNSDGSYSINDVAGPDEYSNGVDDGAFTNAGAATALRDATRAAEVLGEPAPERWNRIAEGLRIPSDEERGVFLQYAGYDGSEIKQADTVMLQYPLEWPMSQERAGNTLDYYAQRTDPDGPAMTDAVHAIDAAAIGRPGCVTNTYLNRSIRPFVREPFAQFSEARGEQAGDDGGSPALNFLTGNGGFLQTFTHGLTGLRWRADAVRLDPTLPPQFPRGVDLTGMKWQGRTYDVHIGPDSTRVWLRDGEPFTVRTPDGEHTVDEGRPLTIDTRRPDLEPTANLARCRTATASGSEPGKYAEAAVDGSTATTWTADERRAELTVELDEPARVDGVEPRWTDVAPVSHRVLTSVDGHHFSEFDPEADGSVLARYVRVEVTGPRGEEHSGMRELTVTAR from the coding sequence ATGGGACTGTCATCGAGACGAGCGGGCGGTGTCCTAACCGGAGCGCTGCTCGCGATCACCACGGCCGTGGCTCCGGCGCAGGCGAATTCCGCACCGGCCGAGCCGTCAGCACCTTCCGCGCGGCACGGCCACGGATGCTCGCCGAACGACCCGGGCTGGGTGTTGTCGACCGAGGAGTTCGATCCCGCCTACACCAGGCACGCCTTCGTCGGCAACGGTTACCTCTCCCAGCGGGTGCCTCCCACGGGAACCGGATACGTGGCCACCGGAGGCGAGACCGGGTTCCCGCTGGAAACCCCGCGCTTCGACGGCGCTTTCGTCAGCGGGCTCTACGGCAGCGGTCCGAGCGCGCAGACCGACGAGGACAAGCACGCCATCGCCGCGATCCCCACCTGGTCCACGTTGACCGTCGACAACGGTTCCGGGACCTACGGAGCGGAAACCCCGGGCAAGCGGATCTCCGATTTCGAGCAGTCCCTCAACCTGCGCTGCGGGCTGCTGCGCACCTCGTTGACCTGGACCTCGAAGGACGGCAGGAAGACCGACCTGGTCTACGAGATCGTGGCCGACCGCTCCGAACCGCACGCGGGAGCCGTGCGGCTGCGCATGACCCCGCACTGGAGCGGGCGGACCACCGTGACGGGCGCGATCGACGGTGCCGGTGCGCGCCGGATGGAACCGACCGGCGGTGGTTCCGCGGACGGCGCCGTCCACGTCGGATTCCGCACCGACGAGGTCGGCGAGACCGGCACGGTCGCTTCGACGCTGCGTCCCGGAGAGGCCGCGCGCGCGAACACCACCGGGCGCGGGGAAAGCGTCGACGGCCTCGACGCCGAGCAGTCGGTCAGCTTTCGCGCGCGGCGGGGACACAGCTACGAGTTCGGCAAGTACGTCGGAGTGGACACCTCGTTGACCTCCGCGGACCCCCGCGCCGCGGCCCTGTCCGCGGCCGGGGAGGCCGCCGACCGCGGCTGGCCGGAGCTCTTCACCGCGCACGCGGACAGCTGGCAGCGCTTGTGGCGCAGCGACATCCGCACACCGGGGCGGCCGAAGATGCAGCGGTGGCTGCGTTCGAGCAAGTACGCCCTGCTGTCCAGCATCCGGCGCGGCCAGGACAACAGCATCTCCCCGGCAGGCCTGAGCAGTGACAACTACGCCGGGCTGGTCTTCTGGGACGCCGAACTGTGGATGTATCCCGCGTTGCTGGCCCAGCACCCGCGCATCGCCGAGTCGATCCCGGCCTACCGCGAGCGGACGCTGGAGACGGCCGAGCGCAACGCCGCGGAAGTCGGCCAGCAGGGCGCCTTCTACCCGTGGACCAGCGCCGACAGCGGCGACCTCGACGCCGACTGCCACAGCTGGGACCCGCCGCACTGCCTGACCCAGAACCACCTGCAGGGCGACGTCGCGCTGGCCACCTGGCAGCACTACCAGGCGACCGGGGACGAGAAGTGGCTGCGCGAACACGGTTGGCCGGTGCTGCGCGGCATCGCCGAGTACTGGGCCGGACGCGTGACGCGCAATTCCGACGGCAGCTACTCGATCAACGACGTCGCCGGACCCGACGAGTACAGCAACGGGGTGGACGACGGAGCGTTCACCAACGCGGGAGCCGCGACCGCGCTGCGCGACGCCACCAGGGCCGCCGAAGTGCTCGGCGAACCGGCCCCGGAGCGGTGGAACCGGATCGCCGAGGGCCTGCGCATTCCCTCCGACGAGGAGCGGGGGGTGTTCCTGCAGTACGCGGGCTACGACGGAAGCGAGATCAAGCAGGCCGACACGGTGATGTTGCAGTACCCGCTGGAGTGGCCGATGTCGCAGGAGCGGGCCGGGAACACGCTGGACTACTACGCGCAGCGCACCGACCCGGACGGCCCGGCGATGACCGACGCGGTGCACGCGATCGACGCGGCGGCGATCGGCAGGCCCGGCTGTGTGACCAACACCTACCTGAACCGTTCGATCCGCCCCTTCGTCCGGGAACCCTTCGCCCAGTTCTCCGAGGCACGGGGAGAGCAGGCAGGCGACGACGGTGGTTCGCCCGCGTTGAACTTCCTGACCGGAAACGGCGGGTTCCTGCAGACCTTCACGCACGGCCTGACCGGGCTGCGCTGGAGGGCCGACGCGGTTCGGCTGGATCCGACGCTGCCGCCGCAGTTCCCGCGGGGCGTGGACCTGACCGGCATGAAGTGGCAGGGACGCACCTACGACGTCCACATCGGGCCGGACAGCACGCGGGTGTGGCTGCGCGATGGTGAACCGTTCACCGTGCGCACCCCGGACGGGGAGCACACGGTCGACGAGGGGAGGCCGTTGACGATCGACACCCGGCGGCCGGACCTGGAACCGACCGCCAACCTCGCCCGCTGCCGGACGGCCACGGCCAGCGGATCCGAGCCGGGCAAGTACGCCGAAGCGGCCGTGGACGGCAGCACGGCCACCACGTGGACCGCGGACGAGCGGCGGGCCGAGCTGACCGTGGAGCTGGACGAGCCGGCGCGGGTCGACGGGGTCGAGCCACGGTGGACCGATGTGGCCCCGGTGTCGCACCGCGTGCTCACCTCGGTGGACGGTCACCACTTCAGCGAGTTCGACCCCGAGGCGGACGGGTCGGTGCTCGCCCGCTACGTGCGGGTGGAGGTGACCGGTCCGCGGGGGGAGGAGCACTCCGGGATGCGGGAGCTGACCGTGACCGCGAGGTGA